From the Nodularia sphaerocarpa UHCC 0038 genome, the window AGATGCTGGTATTCGTTACGTTTGATTAGTCATTAGTCAATCAATTTTAGATTTTAGATTTTAGATTTTAGATTTTGGATTAGACTGCAATCTAAAATACTCGCTGTGCTGCGTACGCTTCGCTAACGCTTTCTCCAAAATCCAAAATTCTTTACGGACTACTCCCCACTCTCTACTCCCTCTTGATAAGCTTGCCAAATTTGGTGAATAAATTGATTAAATTGCAATTTAGCGGCTGAATCAGGTTCGGTTTTTGGTTCTTTTGCCAAAACTTGACTCAAGAGGGTAATAACTTCTGTATCAAAGGCTGGTCGAAATAATTGTACAGGCCAAAGCAAATCAGACGCATCTCGCATATCCGTAACGATTTGTGATTCTTCAGTAAAGCTGACTAGCAGCAAGGGACGCACCCAGCACAACTGACGAGAAACCACTACTTGGATGACTTCTGCAAACAGATTCCTGTCACTATGGTCTAAAGATACAATTTGTCCTGGTTGAAAGTCTAAGCTCATGTTCACACAGTTGGGACAGTGGCAAGCAAAGATTTTTTGCAGCTTCTTTGATTCTAAAAGCGAAAATGCTCCACCTTTACACAAAAATATTTTAAAATTAAAATATCACTGTTAAGCCTGTCAGGTATTGGGACTTTTGCGCGAAACTACTTCGGTCGAAAAGCATTCCCCTGCCATCAGGTTTCTATGGGAATGTTATAACATTGAGTAAATAACTGTTAAGTAAATGCTCAACAGTTATTCAGTTGTAGTACATCATCGCATAAAAAGCATAGAGCCGTGTCAGTCGAAACTATTGAAAAGCCTTCCACGTCCCGCAAGCTCGCGCCTCGCTACCGCGTTTTGATCCATAATGACGACTATAATTCTATGGAACACGTGGTGCAGTCACTATTAACCACAGTACCGAGCCTTACTCAGCCCCAAGCTGTGAGCATTATGATGGAAGCCCATACTAATGGGCTAGCTTTAGTCATTACTTGTGAGCAAGAACACGCTGAGTTTTATTGCGAAACATTAAAAAGTCATGGTTTAAGCAGCACAATTGAACCTGAAGAATAACTAAAAATATTGTCTAGTGAAGGAAGATCAGACAAAGATATTGCCTCTAACTTGTGACTTTTATTTTGTCCTCTTCCTCAGTTTCACATGAAAATAAACCTCATTCGTTTAGCCCAATGCCCTGTCCCCATCAGGCTGGGTTATTTTGTTGCAGCTTTATTGCTGCTATGGCTCCCCGTTGCTGCACCGATTTACTTATTAGTTAGTGATTCTAACTTAGTCAGTATCTTGACAATGGTGGCGTTATATGTTGAATTTATTTTTCTCTTGCAGCTATGGGGGAAAAATGTCTATCAGCAACCCCAGATACTGAAGCAATATGGTTTGCAAATCACGCGGATAAACGCTGTGGATTTGCTGAGTGGTTTAGCTACTGGGATAATTAGCATTCTCGTAGTGTTTGGGCTACAAGGTTTCTTCGGTTGGCTGGTGTGGCAACAACCGCAGGTTTTTTTGCCTAAAATAATTTTAGAGGGTTTAATTGTCTCTTTGGCTATCGGGTTTGCTGAAGAGTTGTTATTTCGAGGTTGGTTACTGGATGAGTTGCAACGGGATTATAGTCGAAGTGTCGCACTTGGGATAAATGCTGTCGCCTTTGCTTTATTACATTTTATTAAGCCTTTGGAGGCAATTATTCACACATTGCCACAATTTCCGGCTTTAGTGCTGCTGGGGTTGACGCAGGTATGGGCAAAGCGCTGGCGTAGGGGACGCTTGGGTTTACCAATTGGTTTGCATGGTGGTTTAGTTTGGGGCTACTACATCATTAATGTTGGGGGATTAATTGAATATTCTGGTGCAGTTCCTGATTGGATAACTGGTGTAAATCAGAATCCTTTACAAGGAGTTATGGGGGTAGTGTTTATGGGTATATTGGCTTTGTGGATGCGGTGGCGAGCAATAGCTTAATATTGGTTTTCATAACTTGCTAAACTTTTGCAATTACTGTACCAATTAAACAAGCTTTATCTAAATTTACCCCACTTAAATTTGCTCCTTCTAACTCTGCACAAAGTAAATTTGCGCCTGTGAAGTTTGCCCCTGCTAAATTTGCGCCGCGTAAGTCCGCTTCTTCTAAATTGGCTTCACTTAATAAAGCCCCTTGCAAATCGGCGCGACTCAAGTCAGCACCTTTAAGATTGGTTCCTGAGAGGTTTGCACCGCGCAAGTCAGCACTGCGTAAGTCAACACCTTGTAAGTTGACGTTCATCAAGTTTGCACCACTCAAGAAAGCCCCAGCCAATGATACATCGCTGAGTTTAGCCCCCATCAAGTTAGCGCCGCGTAAATTACTACCGCGCAAGTCAGCACTTGTTAAGTCTGCTTGCATTAAGTTCGCTCCCATGAGGTTCGCTCGCAAGTCGGTTTTTTGCAGGTTTGCGCCCATTAAGTTAGCTCCCTCGAAATGCGCGCCTTCGAGTTTTGAACCCATGAAGTTAGTACCGACAAGGGTAGCGCCTGCAAGATTTATCCGGCTTAAATCTAGTTGAGAAAGTTCCTCATCTTCTAAGTTTGCTCCTGGGAGTTGTTTGAGTTTTCCTGTTTTAATGGCTTCAATATTCATGTCGGTAATTCTTATATTAGGAAACTCAGAATTTTAATAATTTCAGGTAGTGGTGTGACAAGCTTAAAATGTTGCATTATATTTCTCTTGTGGAACAGGCATCTTGCCTGTTCTGGGCGGGCAAGATGCCCACCCCACAATAATTTTGTTTATTATTGCATTATATTTCTCTTGTGGAACTGGCATACTTCGACAAGCTCAGTACAAGTCTTGCCTGTTCTGGGCGGGCAGTCCTTGCCCTCCCCTACAATAATTTTGTCTATTATTGCACTATTTTAGGCTTGTCACGCCACTACGATTAATTTATATTTTTTCATTTGGTTATGCTATTTATGTTGTGCTGTAATTGTTTTGCTATAGCTGTCCCATTGAGGATCAAGTAGCCATAAGCCTGTGCTGATTTTAGGTGACATCAGTGGTAGGTCTAGCCCTTGCTGTAAACCCATAACTAATAAAGTTAGAGCATCTACCAGTTTAGGGTCAAAGCGGGTTGATTGTTGTTGTCTGCATTCGTCTAAAGCTTGAGCAAATATTTCGGCGCGAGTTTTCAGGGATGATTTGATGTTGTTGACTCGCCATTGGAAATCAGCAAGTAAGGCTAAAATTCTCGATTCTAAGGGAATTTCATCCCCAGTTAAATTTGCTGGTTCTCCTGTACCGTTCCACCATTCGCTTTGGTGGGTGATAATTTGAGCAATTGCCCGCAGTCTGGGCATGGTTCGTAATACCTGCGCTCCTGGTACTAGGGGACAAGTTAAGGGGCAATGGGGGGCTTGTTCCTCATGGCGGGTGGATGTACCGGGAGTGAGGACGCTCTCGGCTTTTTGGAGTGGGTCTATACGATGTAAAAAACCTGCTAGTCGCAATCGTTTAATTTGCCATGCTGGTAGTTCTAAAAGCTGCCCTATGATCTCACAAAGTGCGACTACTTCGGTGGCGGCCATGGGATTGTTGACATCTGCCATATCCATTAATTGCGCCATCCGCAAAAATGCCTGGATTTCGTTAGAAACCAAGTTGCGGTCTAATACTTGTTGACGCAGGGCTGTGGGGATGGCTATATTATTCTGTCCTGTCTGGAGATAATCGACGACGCGGGAAACAACTGCACTTAAATGTTCTGATGTTGCTATACTTGACTTTATGGCATTTTTATGGTTACAGAGTTTTTGTGCTAGTTCGGGATTGTATTTTTGGATGTGAGCGATCGCCAACTCTGCCGTTTCTTGCACTAACTCTGGTTCAAATGTCCATAAGCCATAGAATTTACGCTCTACATCTGAAGCTGGTATTCCATCAACACCATAATCAGCCTCTGATAACTCTTGACAAAGTACCATTGCTGTGTATTCAGGCGACAAGATAATTAAGTGCCACTCCTGCGCCACTGCATCATCTGAATTTAATGGTACTAAATCCACGTTAGAAAGTTGGCTGGTGGGATGTTCAGCAAAGCTCGCATCCGATGTGGCCATGATCACAATTTGGCGACTACACTTAGCGATATCTGCGTATCTTTCGGCTTCTTGCAGATACCATTTACCCTGTTGAAAGGCTGTGATTACTAAGGGTGTACTTTCTTGAGTTAAGATATGGTCTTCTAAAGCATGGCACAGAGCAACTAAGGTATTTTTGTAATAAACGCCAAATCGAATTGCTCTAGTAGTATTGCGGTGTGCTGTTTCCAGCTTTTGTAGTATTGAACCTTCTAACATGGGCTTTCATAATTCATAATTCGTAATTCGTAATTCGTCATTGTGAGGGGCTAGGGTGAGTGGCTATTAATTTAGTCAAATCCCCAGTCCCCTGTCAATGAATTTTGGATTTGCGTTAGGGAAGCATAGGCAGCGAGGATTTTAGATTGCAGTTTAATCCAAAATCCAAAATCTAAAATCCAAAATTCCTCAGTCCCTGTATGCTACAATATTGCAGATAATTGTTTTTCTTTGTTTTCCATAGGTGCAGAAAGTGCTTCTTCTAATTCGGCACAACCCAATTTTTCTTCTAAGATTTTCATAACTTCCCGTCCGAAGTCATTGGGGTTTTGTTGCCAAGCTTGCAAGCAGACTTCTCCAAAGAAGGAACCAAGGGGTTCAGGATTCCAAAGGAGTTTTTTCGCTGTCCACGGCATTAAGCTCATGGGGTCATATCCTGGTTTCAGGATACCTTCTTTAAAGGCATATTCTTCTAAATGGGTATGGGGTTGCAGTCCAATAAAGAAAATGGCAGGTTCGACTTTATCCGCGCCAAAAATTCGTTCTAGTTCGCGGTGGTAGGCGATGGTTTGGCGAATGGTTTCAAGACGTTCGTCAATGACGTTAAAGGAGTAGTTGACGGAAACCACATCGTTAAAACCAGCTGCTTTTAAGTCACGGCAGTTTTGCAACACGGTGCGTAAGTTGTAACCCATCCGCATTTTCCGCACGAGTTCTTGAGAACCACTGGTAATCCCGATTTCAAAGTAGTTCATCCCGGTTTTAGCCATTAAATCACATAATTCTGGTGTGAGGTTGTCGGCTCTGATGTATGCTGCCCAGTTGATATCTGTCATCCCAGAATCAACGATTTTTTGCAATAGTTCTACAGCATCGTCAATAAATTTACGGGCGGGGATGAATTGAGCGTCAGTAAACCAGAAATTGCGAATGCCGCGATCGTATAATTGGCGAATCTCGGCAACTACTTCGTCTGCTGGGTTGATGCGTACTTGTTTGCCTTCGACGACGGTGTAGACGCAATAACAACAGTTGTGGGGACAACCGCGCTTGGTTTGTACGCCTATATAAAAGTCTTGTTCTTGCAGGTAAAAGTTAAATTCCGGCCAGATGCTTTCTATATAGTCGTAGTTACAGGCGGTTTTTTCTAGGGGGGTGGGTTGTTCATGAATCATTCGTTGCCGTGGTTGAGTTTCTCCCACTACATAGCAACGTTCATCTAGAATTTCTCTGCCACTTAGCAGTTTTTCTAGGAGTGTTTCGCCTTCACCTACAGAAATAATTGTTCCTTGGGGTAAGGTTTTACCCAATTGTTCGTAAAATACGCTGACTGCACCACCACCTAAAATGGCACGAGCATCAGCATGATATTTCTGGGCGCGTCGTAAACCGCGTTTGACTAATCCTTGGTTGCGCCACAATTCTACATAATAAGCAATAAAAATTCGCAAACCGCCGAATGCGCCGCGTAACTTAATCAGGGGGTTCTTGGCGTAATAAAATTCAAAGGCGTTTTGTAGTGGGTTTCCGCCACGTCCACCTACGGGGGCATAAATTTGAATATCGCGCCAAGAAAATACTAGGAGTGTGGGTTTAAATTCGTCGATACAGGTATCTAGGGCGGAGGCGTAGTCTAAAGGTGGTACTGTTCCCAAGTCAAAGATACGTTGTGCTATGCCAGGAAATTGCTTGTGGACGTGATCAGAAAGATATACTACCCCAATGGGAAAGATGGGGTTACACGGAAGGCGAACGTAGAGGATGCGATTTTCCATCATGGATTGTTGAATTTCCATCTTGCAGTTGTTTATGAAATATATAGAGAGATGTGATGCAGTTTAAAGCTGTTTGTTTTAGTGTGCTGTGTTTTTCAGACTTATGATTGCCATTTCAGCCAATTTCTGGATGAGGTTAGCCTGTGTTAACAATTGTGGAAATCGTTGAATTGGCTCTGCATCAGACGAAATAGAAAGATTTTATGAGAAAAATTGTTATATATCTTTACCATAACATTTAGTTTGACTATTCAGCTATGATCTCTAGCTGTAAGTAGGTAAGGGACTTACTCGAAATAAATCATCCAAATAAACGTTAGCGTAGCTTGCGCGTAGCGCATACCACTCCAGACACAGTTCGCGCAGGGTCTCGCAGAGAGGACACAGAGTTATGAGACTTTGAGTGGTCACTGAGCTTGTCGAAGTGAGGTTTTTTGCGTTAGGTGATTGAGTATTTTTTTATTTGAATGTCCCTAAGCATGAATAAACCAAACGATGTTACGACTCGTAAACAAGACCTAAACCCTTACTAATGACCAATGACCAATGACCAATGACCAATGACCAATGACGACCCTAGCTAGTTAACTTTATTTACGCTGACCTACTTAAGTCTGAGGATAGATGTCACTAACAAACCTTCCTTTACAGTTGAGGAGGTGTCAGGGGATAACTGCCAAACTTTATCTGATGAAAGTGATATCTGATGCTTTTATTCTTCAATAAATAGCTAAAATCCCCCTAGCGTAGTATATTATTTGCGTTGGTATCCACTTTTTGGTTAAATTTTCATAACTTGAACATATATTTAACATATATTTAGATAGATATAGCGTAGAAATTTTCAGTTGGTAGTCGGAGTTACAGCATCTGGGGATCAGGCAATGTTAGTTTAGCTGGTGTAATGTAAAATTGTGGCGTAAAGCTCCTCCGCAGTTATGGCTCAAATATTAGATCCTCTACCACCGGAGCAATCTGGGAATATCCTTTGTTGTTACGTTAATGCTACGAGCAAAATCCAGATAGCTCGCATCTGCAATATTGCTAACTGGTACTTTGAAAGAGTTGTTTTTCCAGGACAGCGCTTGGTTTTTGAAGCTCCTCTAGAAGCGCAAATGGAAATTCATACGGGAATGATGGCTAGTGCAATTTTGTCTGATACAATTGCGTGCGATCGCCTTGCAATTAACGAGCCTAGCAGTAGTGAATTTCATACAGACTCAATAGGCATCGACACGATCAGTACAAAACCAATGGTGCAGTCTATTCATACAAAAATTGACAATACAACAAAACCCTTAACAATTGCTGGCTTTGGACAGATTGATTAAAAAAAAACAATTTTATATAATTTCAGGGTTGCTAAATTCAGCGACCCTTTTTATTTGGTCATTTGTCATTTGTCATTTGTCATTGGTCATTTGTCATTTGTCATTGGTCATTTGTCAACCCCCCATCTTCTCCCGTTCCGGTTTACAATCAATGTTATGAATTTGCCTTCTTTTATTTGGTTGTGGAAAATAGCCGCTTGGTCAATGGGGTTGTCGCTATTGGCTTATTTGCTGCTAGGAGTTACGGGTGTTTGGATGTTTCAAGAAAGAACTTTGCCGCATTCTAGTTTCCCTTGGTTCATTGGCGGACGTAGAGAGGTGCGATCGCTACACTATACAATGGGTATCACTATGGTCTGTTTAGTGTTGCTACTGTTAGCAGTTGGCATTGTTGGCACTCTCGGACACTTCGGTTCCTTGGGACACTCATCACACTTAGTTGCTGGGTTAATCGTAGTAGCGTTGGTTTTGCTGTCTGCTTTCAGCACTACACAAATTAGCACTCGGCGTTCTTGGGCTAGACCTTTACATATTGGTGTAAATATGATTCTATTTGGCGGTTTTACTTGGGTATCCTTGACTGGTTGGATAGTGGTACAAAAGTATTTACCTTAGAAAATCCCAAAAAATACATCTTTTTCCACCTGAAGTGAGTATTTTGGCTTTTTTCGGGAATCGCTCATATACTAGCTGTATATAAAATTGTAGTTGATTATCAAGCGAAATCTTATGTCTAACCCACAACCCAATCCCAAGCAACCAGCTAACAAAAAAGTCAATCCAACCACAAACAATGATAAAAAACGTCCTTTGAACAACGGTAAACCAGATAAAACAGGCCACTAAGTTCAAATAAAATCTTAATAAACATCAATCTCTATTCATAGAGACGTAATCAGCACGTCTCTATATTTATTTTTTTTGGTCAATAAGACTTACCCATAAAAACTCTGAAACTCTCATGCATCTTTGACCTGTGCGGTTCGTTTATTCATGATTTTAGGTCAAAACTAGGATAATCTCTGGCAAACTCCTAGTAAATATCAGGTATAAAACAAATTAATTCTTGTCAATAAAGAATCGCAAGTATTAAAAAATTCCAGAGGCGAAGTTGGTAAAAATACCATTAGCAGCTTGCAATTACAGGCATTTATAATGTATTGTTATATATGTTACTTTTGGCAAAAAAATCTCTACTGTAGAGACATCAAGGTACTGAGATTAGATCATGAATTTCCAAATGTTAATTGATACAACCAGAAACATAGATTTTTGTGATATCAATGTATACCAGTGAATCAATTAAGTACTCTACCAGAGCAGAAATTGGACAAACGAGCCGGATTCTAGTGGTAGAAGATGAAGAATTAATCCAAGAAATGCTAGCTGTAGCATTGGAAGAAGAAGGTTTTGGGGTAATAACTGCCCGTGATGGGCGTTCGGCTGTAGAATATCTCAAAAGTTGTGAACCCAACTCAGGGGAACCGCCTTTTGATTTAATAATTCTTGATTTGATGCTACCTCATATTAATGGGCTAGATATCTGCCGCTTGCTGCGTCATCAAGGAAACCCAGTCCCAATTTTGATTCTTAGTGCTAAAGGTAGTGAAACGGATCGCGTTTTGGGGTTAGAAGTAGGAGCCGATGATTATCTGACTAAACCCTTTAGCATGAGGGAGTTAGTGGCTCGCTGTCGCGCTTTACTCCGTCGCCAACGCTTAAGTAGCTTGCCACAAATACAAGTCCTAAAACATAAGAATATCACTTTAAATCCCCAAGAGTGCCGGGTGCTGGTGCGTGATCAAGAGGTGAATTTGTCTCCTAAAGAGTTTCGCTTGCTGGAACTGTTTATGAGTTATGCTCGTCGAGTCTGGTCTCGTGAGCAATTGCTCGATCAGGTTTGGGGACCAGAGTTTGTTGGTGACAGTAAAACTGTAGATGTTCATATCCGTTGGTTACGCGAAAAACTAGAGGAAGATCCTAGTCATCCAGAACACATTGTGACTGTCAGAGGTTTTGGTTATCGGTTTGGGTAATCTATTCAAATAGTTGTTAGTTTTGATTAATCACAAAGGAACTAACAATTCATATTTTAATGCTCTTATTAGGATTTTTTCTGGGTTTAGCGGTAGGTATTGGCATTTGGATTTGGCAACAAGTTCAATTAAAACGCTATTTGGGGCGAATACTGCAACCGTTAGGCTCTGGTTCTGACAAGGTAATGCTACCGCTAATACCTCGTTTGCAGCGCGAAATATCCAGAGTGAAGCAGCAGCGACAAGATTTGCAGCAGTCGCTACAAACCTACCAAGACCTGCTGGATTTTGCTCCCCTGGGATATTTGCAGGTAGATGAAGAAAATCAATTGCTGTGGTGTAATCAGCAAGCGCGAAATATATTGTATCTCCAAAGATGGCAAGCAGGACAGGTGCGCTTATTGCTGGAGTTGGTGCGCTCTTATGAACTTGATCATTTAATTGAACAAACTCGTGATTGGCAGAAACCACAGACAAAGGAGTGGGTTTTTCACCCGTCTTGTGATGATGCGGCACAGATGCCAACCGTAAAATCACTGGTTTTGCGAGGGTCTAGTTTACATTTACCCAATGGACAAGTAGGGGTTTTTTTGGAAAATCGCCAACCTCTGCTGGATATGAATCAACAACGCGATCGCTCTTTTTCGGATCTAGCTCACGAACTGAGAACGCCATTGACTTCGATTCGTTTGGTTGTAGAAACTTTACAAAACCGCTTAGAACCGCCCTTAGATCGTTGGGTGAATCGGCTGATGCAAGAAGTTGATCGGCTAATTAACTTGGTACAAAGCTGGTTGGAACTAACCCAAATGGAAGCAAACCCAACTATGCAATTGCATCTAGAAAGGTTGGATGTGCGATCGCTGATTGCATCTGTTTGGGAAACATTAGAACCATTAACACAAAAGCAGCGTTTGTCTCTTGACTATTCTGGCGCAGAAAATATCTTTATTAAAGCAGATACCGCCCGGATTTATCAAGTTTTTCTCAACTTGCTGGACAATAGCATTAAATATAGTCCTCCTGGTACTTGCATTCAAATCCAAGCAAAAATTTTATCTGTAGAAAATAGCCAAAGTAGCGATCGCCCTGTCAACGTGTTAGAAATAAATCTGATTGATGCGGGACTAGGTTTTGCCCAAGCCGATTTACCGCATATTTTTGAGCGATTTTACCGGGGAGATAAAGCGCGGACTCATTCCTCATTACCAGAAAATAACTCTGTGGCGACCATAGTGGGTAATGGTTTGGGTTTGGCTATCGTCAGGCAAATTATTGTCGCCCACGGCGGTTCAATCAAAGCTATGAACCATCCAGAAACTGGTGGCGCTTGGATGCAACTTCAACTTCCTGAAGTTATGGCAAACGAACGCAGCCAAGACTATAGTTAAGAATATCTTCACCTTTGAGACTATAAGTGTGGAAGCTGCTTTGTATGATCACAATCCTAACCCTCAAAATCCCCCGTTGGCGCGTGCCATTAGGCGCTTAGAACGGGACGTATTACGCATGGGCGCTTTAGTAGAACAATCCTTTCGCCTCAGCCACCAAGCACTATTTGCCCGTGATTTAACTGCTGCTGAGGAACTACCCCGATTAGATAAAAAAATTGATCGCTTTTATAGACAAATAGAATCAGACTGTACAGCAATCATGACTCTCCAAGCACCTACGGCTCAAGATTTGCGCTGTTTGAGTGCGTTTATGCAGTTAGTGCGAGATTTAGAGCGTATTGGAGATTATGCTGAGGATTTAGGTAATATTGCCGTAAAAATCTTTCCTTATCCGCCTCATACGTCCTTACCAGACATTGAAAATATGTCTCACCATGCACAAGCAATGCTCGCAACTAGCTTAAAGGCTTTAGCTGATTTGGATGAAGTTGGTGGACGAGGTTTAAAGCACCTGGATGATGCTGTAGACAATGCTTATGATCGCGTTTATCAGACTTTAGCCCAGCAACGGGATGTACCTGGGGTAGTCGAGCCAATTTTGCTGCTAGCACTGACAATTCGTTGTTTGGAACGCATGGCAGATCATGCCACTAACATCGGTCAGAGAGTAGCATACATCGTCACTGGACAGCGTTGTTAATTATTTAATTGACTTACATTGGCATCTCAAAAGTAATTTTATACAAACAAAAGTTAAATACTTAGAAAAAAACCTATCTATTTCATTCTTTTGATAATAATTCATGTTTATTATATATGAAAAATTTATGTATTAATACGGAAGAAGGCAATTAGAGGTTTATTCTAAAAAAATAAAAATGTTGTTTAAAAAATTACAACTATTAAAATTTTGTTAACTAACATACAGTTTACCAAATGATTACCTTTTCTTAAACTTGCTCAATTACTGTAGCTATAGACAACATAGACACTGTTAAATTCATACTTGGTTTCACCAATGCCAATTAAATAGATATTACCTTGAGTGGTTAAGCGCAAACCACCCAAATTTTGGCAAAATAAGATGAATTTAACCAAATATCAATAATTTTAATTGAGGTCGAATTTTTTTGGGGAGATTTTCCCATTGATTAATTAACAGATCAATTTAGTTTGCACTCTTACAAGTACTTGCATAATGACTCCCACAAGTCTGACTTCAAACTTATCTAATATATCGACTGAATATAGCCCCAGTACAGAGTTAACACAAAGGTTATTTAGCCGTAGAGAAATAATTCCGCCTGAAACAGATGTACTGTGGCGCATTGAGCGCGGAGCCGTTCGGACTTTAACCTGGAGCGAAGACGGAATATTTATAACTCTAGGTTATTGGGGTGCTGGTGATCTGATTGGCTATTCTTTGTCAAAAGTTCAACCCTACCACATTGAATGCCTGACAAGCGTAGAAGTAAGCATTATCCCGCCTCACCTTTGGTATAGAGATATTGATGCTTTTTTGTCCCACATTAAACATTCAGAAGAGCTTTTAAGTATTGTACATCTTAAGCCGATGTCGTTACGTTTGGGGAAATTTTTGCTGTGGTTAAGTGAAAAATTTGGACGTGATGTAGAACAGGGTAAATTAATTGACCTAAATATTACTCATCAGGAAATAGCCGAAGTATTAAATACTACTCGTGTTACTGTAACACGGCTTCTACAGCAATTTGAAGAAGAAGGAAGGTTGTTACGCTATCAGCGTCGAATTATTCTTCTTTCAGCAAAAAAAAATATCAAACACATAGTATAAAACAATGGTAATTTACTTGTGTTAAGTGTCAAAAGTTTGGTATATTCATTACTAAAGTTTTAAGTAATCGCCTGAAAAAGTGTCCAACTTTTTCATGATTTCAATTGTTCGGTGTGAGTGAAATTAAAAACATGACAAAACTACTTTGGAATGCTCTGAAGGTTAGTCCAGCTATTGCTGCGACATTGTTGGCTGCTAATAGTGCCTTCGCGGTTGAAGTTAATGAACAAGTAACAACTGTTGCTCAGTTGTCCCAAGAGGCTAATAGCATCGGTCAAGTAACATCTGTTTCTCAGTTTTCGGATGTACAGCCTACAGACTGGGCGTTTCAAGCTTTGCAATCTTTGGTTGAGCGTTACGGTTGTATCGCAGGTTATCCCAACTCTACTTACCGTGGAAACCGTGCGTTGACTCGGTATGAATTTGCGGCTGGTTTAAATGCTTGTTTAGACAGAGTTAATGAACTGATTGCGACAGCAACCGCCGATGTAATTACTAGACAAGATTTAGCTACATTACAGCGCTTGCAAGAAGAATTTTCGGCTGAATTGGCTACCCTGCGCGGTCGTGTAGATTCCTTAGAAGCTCGGACTGCTGAGTTAGAAGCAAATCAGTTTTCTACTACTACCAAGCTTTCTGGGGAAGCAATTTTCAACGTATCTGATGTTTTTGGCGATGAAAGAGCTGGCGGTGGCGACTTAAATTACAACACCAC encodes:
- the clpS gene encoding ATP-dependent Clp protease adapter ClpS, yielding MSVETIEKPSTSRKLAPRYRVLIHNDDYNSMEHVVQSLLTTVPSLTQPQAVSIMMEAHTNGLALVITCEQEHAEFYCETLKSHGLSSTIEPEE
- a CDS encoding CPBP family intramembrane glutamic endopeptidase — encoded protein: MKINLIRLAQCPVPIRLGYFVAALLLLWLPVAAPIYLLVSDSNLVSILTMVALYVEFIFLLQLWGKNVYQQPQILKQYGLQITRINAVDLLSGLATGIISILVVFGLQGFFGWLVWQQPQVFLPKIILEGLIVSLAIGFAEELLFRGWLLDELQRDYSRSVALGINAVAFALLHFIKPLEAIIHTLPQFPALVLLGLTQVWAKRWRRGRLGLPIGLHGGLVWGYYIINVGGLIEYSGAVPDWITGVNQNPLQGVMGVVFMGILALWMRWRAIA
- a CDS encoding pentapeptide repeat-containing protein, with product MNIEAIKTGKLKQLPGANLEDEELSQLDLSRINLAGATLVGTNFMGSKLEGAHFEGANLMGANLQKTDLRANLMGANLMQADLTSADLRGSNLRGANLMGAKLSDVSLAGAFLSGANLMNVNLQGVDLRSADLRGANLSGTNLKGADLSRADLQGALLSEANLEEADLRGANLAGANFTGANLLCAELEGANLSGVNLDKACLIGTVIAKV
- a CDS encoding DICT sensory domain-containing protein; its protein translation is MLEGSILQKLETAHRNTTRAIRFGVYYKNTLVALCHALEDHILTQESTPLVITAFQQGKWYLQEAERYADIAKCSRQIVIMATSDASFAEHPTSQLSNVDLVPLNSDDAVAQEWHLIILSPEYTAMVLCQELSEADYGVDGIPASDVERKFYGLWTFEPELVQETAELAIAHIQKYNPELAQKLCNHKNAIKSSIATSEHLSAVVSRVVDYLQTGQNNIAIPTALRQQVLDRNLVSNEIQAFLRMAQLMDMADVNNPMAATEVVALCEIIGQLLELPAWQIKRLRLAGFLHRIDPLQKAESVLTPGTSTRHEEQAPHCPLTCPLVPGAQVLRTMPRLRAIAQIITHQSEWWNGTGEPANLTGDEIPLESRILALLADFQWRVNNIKSSLKTRAEIFAQALDECRQQQSTRFDPKLVDALTLLVMGLQQGLDLPLMSPKISTGLWLLDPQWDSYSKTITAQHK
- a CDS encoding photosystem II high light acclimation radical SAM protein, yielding MEIQQSMMENRILYVRLPCNPIFPIGVVYLSDHVHKQFPGIAQRIFDLGTVPPLDYASALDTCIDEFKPTLLVFSWRDIQIYAPVGGRGGNPLQNAFEFYYAKNPLIKLRGAFGGLRIFIAYYVELWRNQGLVKRGLRRAQKYHADARAILGGGAVSVFYEQLGKTLPQGTIISVGEGETLLEKLLSGREILDERCYVVGETQPRQRMIHEQPTPLEKTACNYDYIESIWPEFNFYLQEQDFYIGVQTKRGCPHNCCYCVYTVVEGKQVRINPADEVVAEIRQLYDRGIRNFWFTDAQFIPARKFIDDAVELLQKIVDSGMTDINWAAYIRADNLTPELCDLMAKTGMNYFEIGITSGSQELVRKMRMGYNLRTVLQNCRDLKAAGFNDVVSVNYSFNVIDERLETIRQTIAYHRELERIFGADKVEPAIFFIGLQPHTHLEEYAFKEGILKPGYDPMSLMPWTAKKLLWNPEPLGSFFGEVCLQAWQQNPNDFGREVMKILEEKLGCAELEEALSAPMENKEKQLSAIL
- a CDS encoding DUF1830 domain-containing protein, with amino-acid sequence MAQILDPLPPEQSGNILCCYVNATSKIQIARICNIANWYFERVVFPGQRLVFEAPLEAQMEIHTGMMASAILSDTIACDRLAINEPSSSEFHTDSIGIDTISTKPMVQSIHTKIDNTTKPLTIAGFGQID
- a CDS encoding DUF4079 domain-containing protein, producing the protein MNLPSFIWLWKIAAWSMGLSLLAYLLLGVTGVWMFQERTLPHSSFPWFIGGRREVRSLHYTMGITMVCLVLLLLAVGIVGTLGHFGSLGHSSHLVAGLIVVALVLLSAFSTTQISTRRSWARPLHIGVNMILFGGFTWVSLTGWIVVQKYLP
- a CDS encoding winged helix-turn-helix domain-containing protein, with the protein product MYTSESIKYSTRAEIGQTSRILVVEDEELIQEMLAVALEEEGFGVITARDGRSAVEYLKSCEPNSGEPPFDLIILDLMLPHINGLDICRLLRHQGNPVPILILSAKGSETDRVLGLEVGADDYLTKPFSMRELVARCRALLRRQRLSSLPQIQVLKHKNITLNPQECRVLVRDQEVNLSPKEFRLLELFMSYARRVWSREQLLDQVWGPEFVGDSKTVDVHIRWLREKLEEDPSHPEHIVTVRGFGYRFG